From Micrococcus porci, one genomic window encodes:
- a CDS encoding ABC transporter permease yields the protein MSTTTTAPGRLFGYARREFVRNVRMIEGSFFIVVLPVALYLMFGALSDWGDLPVGHGNASAYTMTGMAVYGAVMATTSIAGSAAVERQSGWGRQLSLTALTPGAYLAGKCLVALAMAALPVLAVLAAGALTGAELDGPLRWLTTGALALVSSLPFALFGLAAALLFRSEAAVSAASGILVVFGFLGNLFVPLSGIMLDIGRFTPVYGAGALARWPQMEGERAPMGTEPAAADPLWLPIVNLLAWTAVFAVVCLLASRSRTARA from the coding sequence ATGAGCACGACCACCACCGCCCCCGGCCGCCTGTTCGGCTATGCACGCCGCGAGTTTGTCCGCAACGTGCGGATGATCGAGGGCTCGTTCTTCATCGTCGTCCTCCCCGTGGCGCTCTACCTCATGTTCGGCGCGCTCTCCGACTGGGGAGACCTCCCCGTCGGCCACGGGAACGCGTCCGCGTACACCATGACCGGCATGGCCGTGTACGGGGCGGTCATGGCCACCACCTCGATCGCCGGCTCGGCCGCCGTCGAGCGCCAGTCCGGCTGGGGCCGCCAGCTCTCCCTGACCGCGCTCACCCCGGGCGCCTACCTCGCCGGCAAGTGCCTCGTGGCCCTGGCCATGGCCGCCCTGCCTGTGCTCGCCGTGCTCGCCGCGGGCGCGCTCACGGGCGCGGAGCTCGACGGCCCGCTGCGCTGGCTCACGACGGGCGCCCTCGCCCTGGTGTCCTCGCTGCCGTTCGCCCTGTTCGGCCTGGCGGCCGCCCTGCTCTTCCGTTCGGAGGCCGCCGTGTCCGCGGCGTCGGGCATCCTGGTGGTGTTCGGCTTCCTCGGGAACCTCTTCGTCCCGCTCTCGGGGATCATGCTGGACATCGGGCGCTTCACTCCGGTGTACGGGGCCGGCGCCCTCGCCCGGTGGCCGCAGATGGAGGGAGAGAGGGCGCCGATGGGAACGGAACCCGCCGCCGCGGACCCGCTGTGGCTGCCGATCGTGAACCTGCTGGCCTGGACCGCCGTGTTCGCGGTGGTCTGCCTGCTCGCCTCCCGCTCCCGGACGGCCCGCGCATGA
- a CDS encoding ABC transporter ATP-binding protein, with product MSNAPALATRGLTRRFGPVRAVDGVDLTVPAGEVLALLGPNGAGKTTLLDMALGFSPPSDGTVRILGSDPVAAVRQGRVGAVLQTGGLLEDLSVRETVAMVAGCHRRHIGVSAALERAGLTGLAGRRVKKCSGGERQRLRFALALLTDPELLILDEPTAGMDVRARHDFWDTMHAEADRGRTIVFATHFLPEAEDFADRIVLMREGRIHADGTPAELATGGSVTLTGRWAGGGGDPDAPARLAAALGLPRDAVQLEPQHLSPGRLRVRVPAGGRVTGDDVARHLLNERLVEDLAITHASLDDVFLSLTDAGQSAPSEPQESLA from the coding sequence ATGAGCAACGCACCCGCACTCGCAACCCGGGGACTCACCCGCCGCTTCGGACCGGTCCGGGCCGTGGACGGCGTGGACCTCACCGTCCCCGCCGGCGAAGTCCTCGCCCTCCTCGGGCCCAACGGCGCCGGCAAGACCACGCTGCTGGACATGGCCCTGGGCTTCAGCCCGCCCTCGGACGGCACGGTCCGCATCCTCGGCTCCGACCCCGTCGCCGCCGTCCGCCAGGGCCGGGTGGGCGCAGTGCTGCAGACAGGCGGCCTGCTGGAGGACCTGAGCGTCCGCGAGACCGTGGCCATGGTGGCCGGCTGCCACCGCCGCCACATCGGCGTGTCCGCCGCCCTCGAGCGCGCCGGCCTCACCGGGCTGGCCGGCCGCCGAGTGAAGAAATGCTCCGGCGGCGAGCGCCAGCGGCTGCGCTTCGCCCTGGCCCTGCTCACCGACCCCGAGCTGCTGATCCTGGACGAGCCCACCGCGGGCATGGACGTCCGCGCCCGCCACGACTTCTGGGACACCATGCACGCCGAGGCGGACCGGGGCCGCACCATCGTGTTCGCCACCCACTTCCTCCCCGAGGCCGAGGACTTCGCGGATCGGATCGTCCTGATGCGCGAGGGCCGGATCCACGCGGACGGCACGCCCGCCGAGCTCGCCACCGGCGGGTCCGTCACCCTCACGGGCCGCTGGGCCGGCGGCGGAGGCGATCCGGACGCGCCCGCCCGCCTCGCCGCCGCCCTGGGCCTGCCGCGGGACGCCGTCCAGCTCGAACCACAGCACCTCTCCCCCGGCCGCCTGCGCGTGCGCGTCCCCGCCGGGGGCCGGGTCACCGGCGACGACGTCGCCCGCCACCTGCTGAACGAGCGCCTCGTCGAGGACCTGGCGATCACCCACGCCTCCCTCGACGACGTGTTCCTCTCCCTGACCGACGCCGGCCAGTCGGCACCCTCCGAGCCGCAGGAGTCCCTCGCATGA
- a CDS encoding Hsp20/alpha crystallin family protein: MARPIDPFREMERPFREMERLVNGLTTRATGTASMPMNLYREGDAFVAEVELPGVDPASIDVDVEERTLTIRAERKEAAASEGRQWLTRERSSGTFARQLTLGQGLALDRIEADYRDGVLVLSIPVAEQAKPRKIQVKHSAADQVEGQEVAGQESVQDSAAVEAPQQPSGE, from the coding sequence ATGGCCCGTCCCATCGATCCGTTCCGTGAGATGGAGCGTCCCTTCCGTGAGATGGAGCGCCTGGTGAACGGTCTGACGACCCGCGCGACCGGCACCGCGTCCATGCCCATGAACCTGTACCGCGAGGGCGACGCCTTCGTCGCCGAGGTCGAGCTGCCGGGCGTGGACCCGGCGTCGATCGACGTGGACGTCGAGGAGCGCACCCTGACCATCCGCGCCGAGCGCAAGGAGGCCGCCGCCTCCGAGGGCCGCCAGTGGCTGACCCGGGAGCGCTCGTCCGGCACGTTCGCCCGCCAGCTGACCCTGGGCCAGGGCCTGGCCCTGGACCGCATCGAGGCCGACTACCGCGACGGCGTGCTCGTGCTGAGCATCCCCGTGGCCGAGCAGGCCAAGCCGCGCAAGATCCAGGTGAAGCACTCCGCCGCCGACCAGGTGGAGGGCCAGGAGGTCGCCGGCCAGGAGTCCGTGCAGGACTCCGCCGCGGTCGAGGCCCCGCAGCAGCCCTCGGGCGAGTGA
- the ychF gene encoding redox-regulated ATPase YchF: MALTIGFVGLPNVGKSTLFNALTRQTVLAANYPFATIEPNVGVVNLPDERLPQLAEIFGSERILPATVSFVDIAGIVKGASEGEGLGNQFLANIREAHAIAQVVRAFDDGDVVHVDGKVDPASDMETINTELIIADMQTVEKAIPRVEKEVKGKKKEPADLEALKAALAVLERGETIFAAKDKDKLDMDRLRELSLLTAKPFIYVFNSDEGVLGDEAKQQELRDLVAPADAVFLDAKLESDLVELSEEEAAEMLEMAGQDESGLDQLARVGFSTLGLQTYLTAGPKETRAWTIPVGATAPEAAGVIHTDFQRGFIKAEIVSFDDLIAAGSMNDAKAAGKVRMEGKDYVMKDGDVVEFRFNV, from the coding sequence GTGGCTTTGACTATCGGATTCGTGGGACTGCCCAACGTGGGCAAGTCGACCCTGTTCAACGCGCTGACGCGCCAGACCGTGCTCGCGGCGAACTACCCGTTCGCGACGATCGAGCCGAACGTGGGCGTGGTGAACCTGCCGGACGAGCGGCTGCCCCAGCTGGCCGAGATCTTCGGCTCCGAGCGCATCCTGCCGGCCACGGTGTCCTTCGTGGACATCGCGGGCATCGTGAAGGGCGCCTCCGAGGGGGAGGGCCTGGGCAACCAGTTCCTGGCGAACATCCGCGAGGCCCACGCGATCGCCCAGGTGGTGCGCGCGTTCGACGACGGCGACGTCGTCCACGTGGACGGCAAGGTGGACCCGGCCTCGGACATGGAGACCATCAACACCGAGCTGATCATCGCCGACATGCAGACCGTGGAGAAGGCGATCCCGCGCGTCGAGAAGGAGGTCAAGGGCAAGAAGAAGGAGCCCGCCGACCTCGAGGCGCTCAAGGCCGCGCTCGCGGTGCTGGAGCGGGGCGAGACGATCTTCGCGGCGAAGGACAAGGACAAGCTGGACATGGACCGGCTGCGCGAGCTGAGCCTGCTCACCGCCAAGCCGTTCATCTACGTGTTCAACTCGGACGAGGGTGTGCTGGGGGACGAGGCCAAGCAGCAGGAGCTGCGTGATCTGGTGGCCCCCGCCGACGCTGTGTTCCTGGACGCCAAGCTCGAGTCCGACCTCGTGGAGCTCTCTGAGGAGGAGGCCGCCGAGATGTTGGAGATGGCCGGGCAGGACGAGTCCGGGCTGGACCAGCTGGCCCGCGTGGGCTTCTCCACCCTCGGCCTGCAGACGTACCTGACGGCCGGGCCGAAGGAGACGCGTGCCTGGACCATCCCGGTCGGCGCGACGGCGCCCGAGGCCGCGGGCGTGATCCACACCGACTTCCAGCGCGGGTTCATCAAGGCAGAGATCGTGAGTTTCGATGACCTGATCGCTGCCGGCTCGATGAACGATGCCAAGGCCGCCGGCAAGGTGCGCATGGAGGGCAAGGACTACGTGATGAAGGACGGCGACGTGGTGGAGTTCCGGTTCAACGTGTGA
- a CDS encoding restriction endonuclease — translation MGFVSIQDGLISLSPAGQKFSRDPSRDRLADQFANRIRLFAEALAVLSEGPKTINEINEHLVQSYSLSTWKTVANTRTRMTWLEVLGYVEWLSGNKLQVTGEGIDALARWELVTPEAIQLREEEPAVANIPPAPASIEALLDKLTRDPRAHESRNTYNIWVPSPASSPNKIANMRICIEATAEPIEKEDLLSFIADTFGLKRSSVESMMPFMRAAGLIQEIRRGVYSATPAARAWLETGSDLDYVRIIHAHMRYVGEILRVAAPEALRSEVYAQGSQYGMNRDKVRWILNFLVEAGLIVDISWSTIASTALGKAFAASLPLAPPNADEPLNPASQSSFAGLEDDSAEGITDSNSESLLIAQHLRRYAVDPFAEGVASGAAFENAIEAAFGALGFRSQRISGSGDTDVLVQWYDEDGQLCTAIIDAKSSASGSISHTNVSDVAIASHKEKHSADRVAIVAPGFSGETIRATGAKRGWALLTADDLAGVLETAVDLGLTPVETSIMFDSSDGFSRLTELIDGRKRQLDLISLVVARLWSESENDEPFSPRDISLVERKSDLEPTVDELVGVVSRLNALDSRVLRTVEASSDPKHETYRVGDVQAVARQLRAIARALEFGLDPKRQ, via the coding sequence ATGGGATTCGTCAGCATCCAGGACGGGCTGATTTCGCTTTCGCCGGCTGGACAAAAGTTTTCAAGGGACCCGTCTCGAGACCGGCTCGCAGATCAATTTGCTAATAGAATTAGACTGTTCGCAGAAGCCCTGGCGGTCCTCTCTGAAGGCCCCAAGACTATCAATGAGATTAACGAGCATCTTGTCCAGTCCTATAGCCTCAGTACGTGGAAAACCGTAGCGAATACACGTACGCGTATGACCTGGCTCGAAGTCCTTGGATATGTTGAATGGCTCAGCGGAAATAAGTTGCAAGTGACCGGAGAAGGCATTGATGCACTCGCCCGCTGGGAGCTGGTCACCCCCGAGGCAATCCAGTTGCGCGAGGAAGAACCCGCCGTGGCAAACATTCCTCCCGCGCCCGCGTCGATCGAGGCTTTACTGGATAAACTCACTCGAGATCCGCGGGCCCATGAATCGCGAAACACATACAACATTTGGGTTCCGAGCCCGGCGTCTAGCCCGAATAAGATTGCGAACATGCGTATATGTATCGAGGCTACGGCTGAGCCGATAGAGAAAGAGGATCTTCTCTCATTTATCGCTGATACCTTCGGGCTGAAACGAAGCAGTGTCGAGTCAATGATGCCTTTCATGCGCGCCGCTGGTCTTATCCAGGAAATTCGTCGTGGTGTGTACTCGGCGACACCTGCCGCCCGTGCCTGGCTGGAGACGGGTTCTGATTTGGACTATGTCCGGATCATTCACGCGCACATGAGGTATGTCGGCGAGATTTTAAGGGTGGCAGCCCCTGAAGCTCTGCGATCAGAAGTATATGCCCAGGGGTCCCAGTACGGCATGAACCGAGACAAGGTTCGATGGATCCTCAATTTCCTGGTTGAGGCTGGCCTGATTGTCGACATTAGCTGGTCGACCATTGCATCAACGGCCCTCGGCAAGGCCTTCGCAGCTTCTCTTCCCCTTGCTCCCCCGAACGCCGATGAACCGCTCAATCCGGCAAGTCAGTCATCCTTCGCTGGGCTTGAAGACGATTCTGCGGAAGGAATCACGGATAGTAATTCTGAATCTCTTTTGATCGCACAGCACTTGCGTCGATATGCGGTCGATCCGTTTGCGGAGGGTGTCGCCTCTGGGGCGGCATTTGAAAATGCAATTGAGGCTGCGTTCGGGGCTCTGGGATTTCGTTCGCAGAGGATAAGTGGTTCTGGTGACACTGACGTACTGGTTCAGTGGTATGACGAAGATGGTCAGCTATGTACGGCTATAATCGATGCAAAATCCAGTGCAAGTGGGTCCATTTCTCACACCAATGTGAGTGATGTGGCCATCGCGTCTCATAAGGAGAAGCACTCGGCAGACCGCGTTGCCATTGTTGCCCCGGGGTTTTCGGGGGAAACCATTCGTGCCACTGGTGCCAAGAGGGGCTGGGCACTTCTTACGGCAGATGACCTGGCTGGCGTTCTAGAAACCGCCGTGGATTTAGGCCTGACGCCCGTCGAGACCTCGATAATGTTTGACTCTAGTGACGGGTTCTCTCGGCTGACTGAATTGATTGACGGTCGGAAAAGGCAGTTGGATTTGATTTCCCTCGTTGTCGCTCGATTGTGGAGCGAAAGTGAGAATGATGAGCCTTTTTCCCCGCGAGATATATCTCTTGTGGAGCGCAAGTCGGATCTTGAGCCGACCGTGGACGAACTAGTAGGTGTGGTCTCCAGGCTGAATGCACTCGACTCTCGAGTGCTGCGTACCGTCGAGGCTTCTTCCGATCCAAAACACGAGACGTATCGCGTAGGGGATGTCCAGGCCGTCGCGCGTCAGTTGAGGGCCATTGCTCGCGCCCTCGAATTTGGTCTCGACCCTAAGCGCCAATAG
- a CDS encoding glycerate kinase family protein, protein MQSIIVIPDSFKGALSSREAGSAIATGLASATDAEVLVVPIADGGEGTVEAFVAAAGGALRSATVCGVFYGERVPVHYGLIDPDVAVVETASCAGLPLASGREDTGRATTFGVGEQILDAVSAGARRVVVGAGGSATTDGGTGAAAALGVRFLDVAGEEFVPTGDTLIRIARIDSTPARDRLRDVDVEVMCDISNPLTGSQGAAHVFGPQKGADPASVASLDTGLVHLAGIVERDLGVAIDALPGAGAAGGLAGGLHAFIGATLKPGIDVVLETAGFHDLVKTADLVITGEGRIDGQSLAGKVPIGVAQAVRAAGRAIPVIVLAGSVGQDADILYDEGITAIVPIGRGPQDLATAIRRTAEDLTATARDIGRLVMACSPAGLTR, encoded by the coding sequence GTGCAGAGCATCATCGTCATCCCAGACTCGTTCAAGGGGGCCCTCTCGTCGCGCGAGGCGGGCTCCGCGATCGCGACGGGTCTCGCCTCGGCCACCGACGCCGAGGTCCTCGTGGTGCCCATCGCCGACGGCGGGGAAGGCACCGTCGAGGCCTTCGTGGCTGCCGCAGGGGGCGCCTTGCGATCCGCGACCGTCTGCGGGGTGTTCTACGGCGAACGCGTGCCCGTCCACTACGGTCTGATCGACCCGGACGTGGCGGTGGTGGAGACAGCCTCATGTGCCGGGCTCCCGCTCGCCTCCGGACGCGAAGACACGGGACGGGCCACGACGTTCGGGGTCGGCGAGCAGATCCTCGACGCGGTGTCCGCTGGCGCGCGCAGAGTCGTCGTCGGGGCCGGCGGGAGCGCCACGACGGACGGCGGCACGGGCGCTGCCGCGGCCCTCGGCGTCCGGTTCCTCGACGTCGCGGGTGAGGAGTTCGTCCCGACCGGCGACACCCTCATCCGGATCGCGCGGATCGACTCCACCCCGGCACGAGACCGGCTCCGAGACGTCGACGTGGAGGTGATGTGTGACATCAGCAACCCCCTCACGGGATCGCAGGGTGCAGCCCACGTGTTCGGCCCCCAGAAGGGGGCGGATCCTGCATCAGTGGCGAGCCTGGACACCGGACTGGTCCATCTCGCGGGCATCGTCGAGCGAGACCTCGGGGTCGCGATCGATGCGCTCCCCGGTGCGGGAGCGGCGGGGGGTCTGGCCGGTGGCCTGCATGCCTTCATCGGGGCCACCTTGAAGCCGGGTATCGACGTCGTCCTCGAGACGGCGGGTTTCCACGACCTCGTGAAGACCGCTGACCTCGTCATCACCGGCGAGGGGCGCATCGACGGCCAGTCCTTGGCCGGGAAAGTGCCGATCGGCGTGGCCCAGGCCGTGCGCGCAGCAGGCCGTGCGATCCCGGTGATCGTCCTCGCCGGCTCCGTGGGACAGGACGCGGACATCCTCTACGACGAGGGCATCACCGCGATCGTGCCCATTGGCCGCGGCCCCCAGGACCTGGCAACAGCGATCCGTCGTACAGCAGAGGACCTGACCGCGACCGCCCGCGACATCGGGCGGCTGGTGATGGCCTGCTCCCCCGCCGGGCTCACACGGTGA
- a CDS encoding oleate hydratase: MQYTAGNYEAFARPRPAQHAQETKAYIVGSGLAGLAAAVFLIRDAGVPGANVTILEKGEIAGGALDGLDVPEKGFVIRGGRELENHMECLWDMMRSIPSLELEDASVLDEFYWLNKDDPNYSLRRATVRRGEDAGHEGRFDLPKRAQKDLLKIFLAERAEMEGKRIDEVMGREFLDSPFWMYWRTMFAFEEWHSALEFKLYLHRFIHHIGGLPDFTALKFTKYNQYESFVLPLMHYLTEHGVVFRSGTEVLDVDFAHRNGEIRATAIRCRRDGAEETIELGEHDLALMTIGSLVDNSDEGDHHTPAALNEGPAPAWDLWKRIAKKDPAFGRPEVFCSSIEETKWESATVTTLDERIPAYIERIAQRDPFSGRVVTGGIVTAEDSSWLLSWTVNRQPHFKKQPKDQIVVWVYGLFVDVDGDYVKKPLAQCTGEEITQEWLYHLGVPVEEIPELAATGARCVPVMMPYVTSFFMPRRAGDRPQVVPEGAANFAFLGQFAETGRDTIFTTEYSVRTGMEAVYELLDVERGVPETWGSTYDVRDLLEASARMRDGKKVEMPGPAALRGYLRGKLEHGEIGQLLEEHGLI, encoded by the coding sequence ATGCAGTACACGGCAGGTAACTACGAGGCGTTCGCGCGTCCCCGCCCCGCACAGCACGCGCAGGAGACGAAGGCCTACATCGTCGGCAGCGGGCTGGCCGGGCTCGCGGCGGCCGTCTTCCTCATCCGCGACGCCGGGGTCCCCGGCGCCAACGTTACGATCCTCGAGAAGGGCGAGATCGCCGGCGGTGCGCTCGACGGCCTCGACGTCCCGGAGAAGGGCTTCGTCATCCGCGGCGGCCGGGAGCTGGAGAACCACATGGAGTGCCTGTGGGACATGATGCGCTCCATCCCCTCCCTGGAGCTCGAGGACGCCTCCGTGCTCGACGAGTTCTACTGGCTCAACAAGGACGACCCCAACTACTCGCTGCGCCGCGCCACCGTGCGCCGGGGCGAGGACGCCGGACACGAGGGCCGCTTCGACCTGCCGAAGCGGGCGCAGAAGGACCTGTTGAAGATCTTCCTCGCCGAGCGTGCGGAGATGGAGGGCAAGCGCATCGACGAGGTGATGGGCCGCGAGTTCCTCGACTCGCCGTTCTGGATGTACTGGCGGACGATGTTCGCCTTCGAGGAGTGGCACTCCGCGCTCGAGTTCAAGCTCTACCTCCACCGCTTCATCCATCACATCGGCGGGCTGCCGGACTTCACGGCGCTGAAGTTCACGAAGTACAACCAGTACGAGTCCTTCGTCCTGCCGCTCATGCACTACCTCACCGAGCACGGCGTCGTCTTCCGCTCCGGCACCGAGGTCCTCGATGTGGACTTCGCCCACCGCAACGGCGAGATCCGCGCCACCGCGATCCGCTGCCGCCGCGACGGCGCCGAGGAGACCATCGAGCTCGGCGAGCACGACCTCGCGCTCATGACGATCGGCTCGCTCGTGGACAACTCCGATGAGGGCGACCACCACACGCCCGCAGCCCTCAACGAGGGCCCGGCCCCGGCCTGGGACCTGTGGAAGCGCATCGCGAAGAAGGACCCGGCGTTCGGGCGCCCGGAGGTCTTCTGCTCCTCGATCGAGGAGACGAAGTGGGAATCGGCCACCGTCACGACGCTCGATGAGCGCATCCCCGCCTACATCGAGCGCATCGCCCAGCGCGATCCGTTCAGCGGCCGCGTGGTCACCGGCGGCATCGTCACCGCCGAGGACTCCTCCTGGCTGCTGAGCTGGACGGTCAATCGCCAGCCGCACTTCAAGAAGCAGCCGAAGGATCAGATCGTCGTCTGGGTCTACGGTCTGTTCGTTGACGTCGACGGCGACTACGTGAAGAAGCCCCTGGCGCAGTGCACCGGCGAGGAGATCACCCAGGAGTGGCTCTACCACCTGGGCGTGCCCGTGGAGGAGATCCCCGAGCTCGCGGCGACCGGCGCCCGGTGCGTGCCGGTCATGATGCCCTACGTGACGAGCTTCTTCATGCCCCGCCGCGCGGGTGACCGGCCGCAGGTCGTGCCGGAGGGGGCGGCGAACTTCGCGTTCCTCGGGCAGTTCGCGGAGACCGGCCGCGACACGATCTTCACGACCGAGTACTCGGTGCGCACCGGCATGGAGGCCGTCTACGAACTCCTCGACGTGGAGCGCGGCGTGCCGGAGACCTGGGGTTCCACGTACGATGTGCGCGACCTGCTCGAGGCATCGGCGCGCATGCGCGACGGCAAGAAGGTGGAGATGCCCGGCCCGGCCGCGCTGCGCGGCTACCTGCGCGGCAAGCTCGAGCACGGGGAGATCGGCCAGCTCCTCGAGGAGCACGGCCTCATCTGA
- a CDS encoding TetR/AcrR family transcriptional regulator — protein sequence MDTRDDTELAPSATLGRRERAKAEKRARILAAARALFEERGFERTSMSEVARAADVAEGTVFQYAATKVELLMMVVDALWGAHERATTTPSLSAFAAPGAATAGGETADRIAELISPLVTAMWRWSELATWVAREILFGADMPHRRRVLDHVDRLEEEIAARLQDGRADASGAIGAARDGATGTAGEEPGAAAAAGARLIVAGVLAELNRSRQRRIDGEDVDVVLRRLIDLVVAGAGAAR from the coding sequence ATGGACACTCGGGATGACACGGAGCTGGCGCCCTCGGCGACGCTGGGCAGGCGCGAGCGGGCGAAGGCGGAGAAGCGCGCCCGCATCCTCGCCGCGGCGCGCGCGCTGTTCGAGGAGCGCGGTTTCGAGCGGACCTCGATGAGCGAGGTCGCGCGCGCGGCGGATGTGGCCGAGGGCACTGTCTTCCAGTACGCGGCGACGAAGGTCGAGCTGCTCATGATGGTCGTCGATGCGCTCTGGGGAGCCCACGAGCGCGCGACGACCACTCCTTCGCTCTCTGCGTTCGCCGCGCCCGGCGCCGCGACGGCGGGCGGGGAGACCGCGGACCGGATCGCGGAGCTGATCTCGCCGCTCGTCACCGCAATGTGGCGCTGGTCCGAGCTTGCGACGTGGGTCGCACGCGAGATCCTCTTCGGTGCGGACATGCCGCATCGCCGGCGGGTCCTCGACCACGTCGATCGCCTCGAAGAGGAGATCGCCGCGCGCCTGCAGGACGGCCGAGCCGACGCTTCCGGTGCGATCGGAGCGGCGCGGGACGGTGCCACAGGCACTGCCGGCGAGGAGCCCGGTGCGGCTGCGGCGGCCGGCGCCCGCCTCATCGTCGCCGGGGTGCTGGCCGAGCTCAACCGCTCCCGGCAGAGACGGATCGACGGCGAGGACGTCGATGTGGTGCTCCGCAGGCTCATCGACCTCGTGGTGGCGGGGGCGGGCGCCGCCCGGTGA
- a CDS encoding mismatch-specific DNA-glycosylase has product MRFTQAELQQFRDRTVPDLLPDPLRLLFIGINPGLWTAATGAHFARRGNRFYPALYRAGLTRHLIDASGGYKAEDLAELHARGIGISNLVPRATARADELTAEELAAAPARLDALVAAHAPAVVAVLGVTAYRQAFGRPKAALGEQQTPWPGTRLFVAPNPSGLNAHATLDSLAADYRAAGAAAGLVD; this is encoded by the coding sequence ATGCGCTTCACCCAGGCCGAGCTTCAGCAGTTCCGCGACCGCACCGTCCCCGACCTGCTGCCGGACCCGCTGCGGCTGCTGTTCATCGGCATCAACCCCGGCCTGTGGACCGCCGCCACCGGTGCGCACTTCGCCCGCCGCGGCAACCGCTTCTACCCGGCCCTGTACCGTGCCGGGCTCACCCGGCACCTGATCGACGCCTCCGGCGGCTACAAGGCCGAGGACCTCGCCGAGCTGCACGCCCGCGGCATCGGGATCTCCAACCTCGTCCCGCGTGCCACCGCCCGCGCCGACGAGCTCACCGCGGAGGAGCTCGCCGCCGCCCCCGCCCGCCTGGACGCGCTCGTGGCAGCGCACGCGCCGGCCGTCGTCGCCGTGTTGGGGGTGACGGCCTACCGGCAGGCGTTCGGACGCCCGAAGGCGGCGCTGGGGGAGCAGCAGACGCCGTGGCCGGGCACGCGGCTGTTCGTTGCGCCGAACCCCAGCGGGCTCAACGCTCACGCCACCCTGGACTCACTCGCCGCGGATTACCGCGCGGCCGGTGCCGCGGCGGGGCTCGTGGACTGA